DNA from candidate division KSB1 bacterium:
CTTTCCATCATATTCTACAGAAACATGTGCACCCCGTGATGTAAACATTGGACTTTTAAGGTTCCAATCTTCTGTCTGGAAATTATACTCATACACCTTATTATGAGCAATAAAACTGCTGCCTAAATAGCCTCCGATAACGTACAATTTATCATTTAAACCCACCATGGTTAGATGGTTAAGTGGAGTAGGTAGATTGGGAATTGATGACCATTTGTTTGAAGAAGGATCAAAGACTTCTACCAATGAAGAACCGGAGGCTTCCTCGTTGAAACCACCTGGAACGTAAATTTTCCCATTGAACAATGTGAGGGGCATTTCTTGTCGTGCTGTTGGAAGTGGTGCCCGCGTAAACCAGGAGCCTTTTTGCTCGCCGCCCGTTAATCCAGTCCGGATATCCTTAGGACCATCTACTTCCATATTATTACAAGAGCATATTACGACTGAGATAACTAAAAGGGTCAAACTTCCTCTAATGTTAAAAATATTGAGTTGATGTATTTTAAAAAATGGAATAAACATGGCTATATTTCCATGTTTGAATAGTATATTTTGTAGCGATGGAATATAGCGCTATGAAGCATTAAAAACAGGCATTTTGTGGTAAGTAAAGAAATTTACAGGACCGCAGCTGTTTCGTTACAATTATTATGTTCAATTTTCGTAGGAGTTTTTTCGGCTATATCAGCGGTAAAAACAAAGATCAATTGATTATCAGCTTCTTTCAATAAACAGACACGGATTTCGACAAGCGATATTTCACCCTTCTTATTTTTGAATTTTCCTTCTAAAGTAAGGGGATTACCTGGACTTAATTTTGTGATTACATTAGCTAATTTCGTTGGTGTGGCTTCCAAATAAACCTGGTCTAATGACAGATTCAGTAACTCCTCGCGACTATATCCTAGACTCTTACATGCGCATAGATTTGCGTGATTAATATTTCCATAAAAATCCGTTAGGAAAAAAGCCTTTGCAGATTGTGTAGTTTTCATTTTTTTGACTTCTTTTTTGACCAATCTTTAGATTCGATATCTCATGTGTTTACGTTATGTTGTA
Protein-coding regions in this window:
- a CDS encoding PAS domain S-box protein, which translates into the protein MKTTQSAKAFFLTDFYGNINHANLCACKSLGYSREELLNLSLDQVYLEATPTKLANVITKLSPGNPLTLEGKFKNKKGEISLVEIRVCLLKEADNQLIFVFTADIAEKTPTKIEHNNCNETAAVL